One genomic segment of Mesoterricola silvestris includes these proteins:
- a CDS encoding flagellar hook-length control protein FliK yields MLQAVTSHGEPTPGIQGKEPAQGSASRFSGIIHNLVTDTRATATRDTTLPDTATRDTATRDTATRDAASRDTATRDAASRDVTTRDSTTREDRSTPAKEPVQSAVDKPKDPAARPPSKRQEAAPKAADAPSDGAPAAQAAAPEPPTTPVSGDPGAAAEAPVTPAPPATDAGSKSAEPPALPSDPMAALAALLAAVVPAAPAAPPAPGPADPASAGVDAVAGPSAPAQAAAPAAVGATDVPKASSPTQPPVQPDLSPAPPGPGGAPASQTVDPASQTVDPASQTVDPASQTAGPASQPVDLISQAGSQSAAAAVSAEPTPDNAGAPKAGAADPAGTGKAVASRRDAQDPLPMAPDPAPGPEAAPPRTDGRAVADLGTPAPALSPSQAKAALDQAVPGVKLQVKAGPAPEASATAKPALTELLHQPMPAVETPAILGQAALDPAAGSPAVAQAQLVQPAPAVPHAPATPTPEAALAALVPGAAAAVRVSAATATAEAPRAAAHPSLVGQVDGSIRWLLKNQETGAELQLHPESLGTVQIKLRVEGTEVHARVWATDASALPVLQEHRGFLEASLREQGLNLGSFDLHQGRQGGETPLPTEPSQAAAAFRGAPEIGQESPIPAGPIPSNAHRIEIVA; encoded by the coding sequence ATGCTCCAAGCCGTCACCAGCCACGGGGAACCCACCCCGGGGATCCAGGGGAAGGAACCCGCCCAGGGCTCCGCCTCCCGGTTCTCCGGAATCATCCATAATCTGGTGACCGACACCCGGGCCACGGCCACCCGGGATACGACCCTCCCGGATACGGCCACCCGGGATACGGCCACCCGGGATACGGCGACCCGCGATGCGGCCAGCCGGGATACGGCGACCCGCGATGCGGCCAGCCGGGATGTGACGACCCGGGATTCGACGACCCGCGAGGACCGGAGCACCCCGGCCAAGGAGCCGGTGCAGTCGGCCGTGGACAAACCCAAGGACCCCGCCGCCCGTCCCCCTTCCAAGCGCCAGGAGGCCGCCCCCAAGGCCGCCGATGCCCCGTCCGATGGGGCCCCTGCCGCCCAGGCCGCGGCGCCGGAACCACCGACCACGCCGGTCTCCGGGGATCCCGGGGCGGCCGCCGAGGCCCCGGTGACGCCTGCTCCCCCGGCAACCGATGCCGGATCCAAGTCCGCGGAGCCCCCGGCCCTCCCCTCCGATCCCATGGCGGCCCTGGCGGCCCTGCTTGCGGCGGTGGTGCCGGCCGCGCCGGCGGCGCCGCCGGCGCCGGGCCCCGCCGATCCCGCGTCCGCGGGGGTGGATGCCGTGGCGGGCCCCTCGGCGCCCGCCCAGGCGGCAGCTCCCGCGGCCGTCGGCGCCACGGACGTTCCCAAGGCCAGCTCCCCCACCCAGCCTCCGGTCCAGCCCGATCTGTCCCCGGCCCCGCCGGGGCCTGGGGGGGCCCCGGCCTCCCAAACGGTTGACCCGGCCTCCCAAACGGTTGACCCGGCCTCCCAAACGGTTGACCCGGCGTCCCAAACGGCTGGCCCGGCATCCCAGCCGGTTGACCTGATCTCCCAGGCGGGGTCCCAGTCCGCGGCGGCCGCGGTCAGCGCCGAGCCCACGCCCGATAATGCGGGCGCCCCCAAGGCCGGCGCGGCGGATCCCGCCGGGACCGGGAAGGCCGTGGCGTCCCGCCGGGACGCCCAGGATCCCCTCCCCATGGCCCCGGATCCGGCCCCCGGGCCGGAGGCGGCCCCGCCCCGCACCGACGGCCGCGCCGTGGCCGACCTTGGGACGCCCGCCCCGGCCCTCTCCCCGTCCCAGGCCAAGGCGGCCCTGGACCAGGCGGTCCCCGGGGTCAAGCTCCAGGTGAAGGCGGGGCCCGCCCCGGAGGCGTCCGCCACCGCCAAGCCCGCCCTCACGGAACTGCTCCACCAGCCCATGCCGGCGGTGGAGACGCCCGCCATCCTGGGCCAGGCCGCCCTGGACCCCGCCGCCGGCAGCCCGGCGGTGGCCCAGGCCCAGCTGGTCCAGCCGGCGCCCGCCGTGCCGCACGCCCCCGCGACGCCCACCCCCGAAGCGGCCCTGGCGGCCCTCGTGCCCGGAGCCGCCGCGGCGGTGCGGGTGTCCGCCGCCACGGCCACGGCCGAAGCGCCCCGGGCCGCGGCGCACCCCAGCCTTGTGGGCCAGGTGGACGGCAGCATCCGGTGGCTCCTGAAGAACCAGGAGACGGGCGCCGAGCTCCAGCTCCACCCGGAATCACTGGGCACCGTGCAGATCAAGCTCCGGGTGGAGGGCACCGAGGTGCACGCCCGGGTGTGGGCCACGGACGCGTCGGCCCTGCCGGTCCTGCAGGAGCACCGCGGTTTCCTGGAGGCCTCCCTGCGGGAGCAGGGCCTCAACCTGGGCAGCTTCGACCTGCACCAGGGCCGCCAGGGCGGGGAGACGCCTTTGCCCACCGAGCCTTCCCAGGCCGCGGCGGCCTTCCGGGGGGCCCCGGAAATCGGGCAGGAATCGCCCATCCCCGCGGGCCCCATCCCCTCGAACGCGCACCGTATCGAGATCGTCGCCTGA
- a CDS encoding flagellar hook assembly protein FlgD → MQSPTVSTTSATTANTPATTKASNTLSKDAFLKLLVAQLQHQDPTNTQDPNQMVAQMATFSSLEAQQNTNTLLASIQTQNAALYQAQSADLIGKKIQITSGKVALAGGAASIGVNMATDGNATLVIKNANGAIVRTLGPGALGAGESTLNWNGKDDNGVQLPDGNYTVSISAKNASGTAITASTTTSAVVTAVSFVDNEVKVTAGGNQYSLSNITKISS, encoded by the coding sequence ATGCAATCCCCGACCGTCTCCACCACCAGCGCCACCACGGCCAACACCCCGGCCACCACCAAGGCCTCCAACACCCTCTCCAAGGATGCCTTCCTGAAGCTCCTGGTGGCCCAGCTCCAGCATCAGGATCCCACCAACACCCAGGACCCCAATCAGATGGTCGCGCAGATGGCCACCTTCTCCTCCCTGGAAGCCCAGCAGAACACCAACACGCTGCTGGCCAGCATCCAGACCCAGAACGCCGCCCTCTACCAGGCCCAGAGCGCCGACCTCATCGGCAAGAAGATCCAGATCACCTCGGGCAAGGTGGCCCTGGCGGGAGGCGCCGCCAGCATCGGGGTGAACATGGCCACCGACGGCAACGCCACCCTGGTCATCAAGAACGCCAACGGCGCCATCGTGCGCACCCTGGGCCCCGGCGCCCTGGGGGCCGGGGAGAGCACCCTGAACTGGAACGGCAAGGACGACAACGGGGTGCAGCTGCCGGACGGGAACTACACCGTGTCCATCTCCGCCAAGAACGCCAGCGGAACGGCCATCACCGCCTCCACGACCACCAGCGCCGTGGTGACGGCCGTGTCCTTCGTGGACAACGAGGTGAAGGTCACCGCCGGCGGCAACCAGTACTCCCTGTCCAATATCACCAAGATTTCCAGCTAA
- a CDS encoding flagellar hook protein FlgE, translated as MGLYSSFYASLSGLSTNASALSVIGNNLANLNTAGFKGSSSQFQDLFNAAIANQGTQGNGNPMQVGLGASLGSVAQDFAQGSFQQTGSVTDMAMQGNGFFTLQNKTGSQVFTRNGNFTIDKTGYLVDSQGDKVMGWNANGGVVNPGGLPAPILLNMAGTSGGVPTANLEIIANLDSTTAVGATPFTSTVQVYDSLGATHSVTFSFSPTATTGQWNVSATATDGGTVAGMPTSVQFNSSGVLTSYTLGGVTVTPTAAAPANPVLTISGWTNGAAANTTNWLLSTPTSSGGLTKFLTSYAAASTTSGSSQDGFGAGTVASLTVDQDGMIIGNYTNGQTITMAQVAISTFLNENGLSKQGGNNYIATVASGSAAVGAANQGGRGGVLGSNLELSNVDVATELTRMIINQNGYQANSRVVTTANNLLQEVLNLVR; from the coding sequence ATGGGCCTATATTCCTCCTTCTACGCCAGCCTCTCCGGGCTCTCCACCAACGCCTCCGCCCTGAGCGTGATCGGCAACAACCTGGCCAACCTGAACACGGCCGGGTTCAAGGGTTCCAGCTCCCAGTTCCAGGATCTCTTCAACGCCGCCATCGCCAACCAGGGCACCCAGGGCAACGGGAACCCCATGCAGGTGGGCCTGGGCGCCTCCCTGGGCTCCGTGGCCCAGGACTTCGCCCAGGGCTCCTTCCAGCAGACGGGCAGCGTCACGGACATGGCCATGCAGGGCAACGGGTTCTTCACCCTGCAGAACAAGACCGGCAGCCAGGTCTTCACCCGCAACGGCAACTTCACCATCGACAAGACCGGCTACCTGGTGGATTCCCAGGGCGACAAGGTGATGGGCTGGAACGCCAACGGGGGCGTCGTCAACCCGGGCGGCCTGCCCGCGCCCATCCTGCTGAACATGGCCGGCACCTCGGGGGGCGTGCCCACCGCCAATCTGGAAATCATCGCCAACCTGGATTCCACCACCGCCGTGGGCGCCACGCCCTTCACGTCCACCGTGCAGGTGTACGACAGCCTCGGCGCCACCCACAGCGTCACCTTCTCCTTCTCGCCCACCGCCACCACGGGCCAGTGGAACGTTTCCGCCACCGCCACCGACGGCGGCACCGTGGCCGGCATGCCCACCTCCGTGCAGTTCAACAGCAGCGGCGTCCTCACCAGCTACACCCTGGGCGGCGTGACCGTCACCCCCACCGCCGCCGCCCCCGCCAACCCGGTGCTCACCATCAGCGGCTGGACCAACGGCGCCGCGGCCAACACCACCAACTGGCTCCTGAGCACCCCCACCAGTTCCGGCGGCCTCACCAAGTTCCTCACCAGCTACGCGGCCGCGTCCACCACCTCCGGCAGCAGCCAGGACGGCTTCGGCGCCGGCACCGTGGCGAGCCTCACCGTCGACCAGGACGGCATGATCATCGGCAACTACACCAACGGCCAGACGATCACCATGGCCCAGGTGGCCATCAGCACCTTCCTGAACGAGAACGGTCTCTCCAAGCAGGGCGGCAACAACTACATCGCCACCGTGGCCAGCGGCTCGGCGGCGGTGGGCGCGGCCAACCAGGGCGGCCGGGGCGGCGTCCTGGGGTCCAATCTGGAGCTTTCCAACGTGGACGTGGCCACCGAACTGACCCGCATGATCATCAACCAGAACGGCTATCAAGCGAACAGCCGCGTCGTGACCACCGCCAACAACCTGCTCCAGGAAGTCCTCAACCTCGTCCGCTGA
- a CDS encoding response regulator: MIDSYIPTPANPGRILIVDDLVGNLKVHERELRNQPFSLTLAQSGAEALEVCSRLVFEGILMDVSLPGMDGIEACRQIRQCRLNASTPLIFISAVRIGEDWVKEGIDSGGIDYLVKPYVFSELLVKLRMMVRLSRQRDAALAGERNRALLEVAGGTAHELAQPLSSAQILLDRFIKSPTPPTPADLQDLHDCLESTTKVLHQIQNLHTYITKPYASGRILDLALSSQKPYQSPITDPADQE, translated from the coding sequence ATGATCGATTCCTACATTCCGACGCCCGCGAACCCCGGACGCATCCTGATCGTCGACGACCTGGTGGGGAACCTGAAGGTCCACGAACGGGAGCTGCGCAACCAGCCCTTCAGCCTGACCCTGGCCCAGAGCGGGGCCGAGGCCCTGGAGGTGTGCTCCCGCCTCGTGTTCGAGGGCATCCTCATGGACGTGAGCCTGCCGGGCATGGACGGCATCGAAGCCTGCCGGCAGATCCGGCAGTGCCGGCTCAACGCATCCACGCCGCTCATCTTCATCAGCGCCGTGCGCATCGGCGAGGACTGGGTGAAGGAGGGCATCGATTCCGGGGGCATCGACTACCTGGTCAAGCCCTACGTGTTCTCCGAGCTCCTGGTGAAGCTGCGGATGATGGTGCGCCTTTCCAGGCAGCGGGACGCGGCCCTGGCCGGGGAGCGGAACCGGGCCCTGCTGGAGGTGGCCGGGGGCACCGCCCACGAACTGGCCCAGCCCCTGAGCTCGGCCCAGATCCTCCTGGACCGGTTCATCAAGTCGCCCACCCCCCCCACCCCCGCGGACCTCCAGGACCTCCACGACTGCCTGGAAAGCACCACCAAGGTGCTCCACCAGATCCAGAACCTGCACACGTACATCACCAAGCCCTACGCGTCGGGGCGGATCCTGGACCTGGCCCTCTCCAGCCAGAAGCCGTACCAGTCCCCCATTACCGACCCGGCCGATCAGGAATAG
- the ispG gene encoding flavodoxin-dependent (E)-4-hydroxy-3-methylbut-2-enyl-diphosphate synthase — protein MPELESRLLAPRRKTRQILVGGVPVGGDAPITVQSMTKTDTRDVEATVKQIYEYAAAGCEIVRVSVPTKKAGEVFHEITARSPIPVVADIHFDYRLALVAADGGAACLRINPGNIGGQDRVRAVVEKAGEKGIPIRIGVNAGSLEKDLVEKFGGTATPEAMVESALRHLEMLEKEQFFNTKISLKASDVVRTVQAYRLLAKQVDYPFHLGITEAGTPWGATIRSSIGLGILLAEGLGDTIRVSLTGDGSEECKIGHEMLRALDLRAGGFHMVSCPSCGRVQIDLNRVAHQIEEGLREINHEDVTYAVMGCVVNGPGEARDADLGVAGGAGEGLIYRKGVLIRKVKEADLVPAFLEEARKFKAEQSA, from the coding sequence ATGCCCGAACTTGAATCCCGACTCCTCGCGCCCCGGCGCAAGACCCGCCAGATCCTGGTGGGTGGCGTGCCCGTGGGAGGGGACGCCCCCATCACCGTCCAGAGCATGACCAAGACCGACACCCGGGACGTGGAGGCCACCGTCAAGCAGATCTACGAGTACGCCGCCGCCGGCTGCGAGATCGTGCGGGTCAGCGTGCCCACCAAGAAGGCCGGGGAGGTCTTCCACGAGATCACCGCCCGCAGCCCCATCCCCGTGGTGGCCGACATCCACTTCGACTACCGCCTCGCGCTGGTGGCCGCCGACGGCGGCGCCGCGTGCCTGCGCATCAACCCCGGCAACATCGGCGGCCAGGACCGGGTGCGGGCCGTGGTGGAGAAGGCCGGCGAAAAGGGCATCCCCATCCGCATCGGCGTGAACGCCGGCAGCCTCGAGAAGGACCTGGTGGAGAAGTTCGGCGGCACCGCCACCCCCGAGGCCATGGTGGAAAGCGCCCTGCGCCACCTGGAGATGCTGGAGAAGGAGCAATTCTTCAACACCAAGATCAGCCTCAAGGCCTCGGACGTGGTGCGCACGGTGCAGGCCTACCGGCTCCTGGCGAAGCAGGTGGACTATCCCTTCCACCTGGGCATCACCGAGGCCGGCACCCCCTGGGGCGCCACCATCCGCAGCAGCATCGGCCTGGGCATCCTCCTGGCCGAGGGTCTGGGCGACACCATCCGGGTCTCCCTCACCGGCGACGGCTCCGAGGAGTGCAAGATCGGCCACGAGATGCTCCGGGCCCTGGATCTGCGCGCGGGCGGCTTCCACATGGTGAGCTGCCCCTCCTGCGGGCGCGTGCAGATCGACCTGAACCGGGTCGCCCACCAGATCGAGGAGGGCCTGAGGGAGATCAACCACGAGGACGTCACCTACGCGGTCATGGGCTGCGTGGTCAACGGCCCCGGCGAGGCCCGGGACGCGGACCTGGGCGTGGCCGGCGGCGCCGGGGAGGGTCTCATCTACCGCAAGGGCGTGCTCATCCGCAAGGTCAAGGAGGCCGACCTGGTCCCGGCCTTCCTGGAGGAGGCGCGAAAGTTCAAGGCCGAGCAGAGCGCGTGA
- the yidD gene encoding membrane protein insertion efficiency factor YidD — protein sequence MTGVRRVIDALFAHPLLAFGAYLVLEAFLPVPLQPTAWAARGAIRLYQATLGPALPTQCKFTPTCSQYGLGCVRKYGTLRGGVLTTWRILRCNPFGHGGHDPVP from the coding sequence GTGACGGGAGTCCGGCGGGTGATCGACGCGCTGTTTGCCCATCCCCTGCTGGCCTTCGGCGCCTACCTGGTCCTGGAGGCCTTCCTTCCCGTGCCCCTGCAGCCCACGGCCTGGGCGGCCCGGGGGGCCATCCGCCTCTACCAGGCCACCCTGGGCCCCGCCCTGCCCACCCAGTGCAAGTTCACGCCCACGTGCAGCCAGTACGGCCTCGGATGCGTGCGGAAGTACGGGACCCTCCGGGGGGGGGTCCTCACCACCTGGCGGATCCTCAGGTGCAACCCCTTCGGGCACGGCGGCCACGACCCGGTGCCGTGA
- a CDS encoding hemerythrin domain-containing protein, whose translation MPIDTSSPIDQLATSSQAMTRHFCRLGIDVHAQGHLTLAEACGARGLVPEKVAQDLAALKPPVQRDWSQATTPELVHHIVHHHHAFTREELVRIQKLMDAGLAIPGPAQAMLIRLKVHFASLARDLVAHFQMEERNLFPAICAAENGSMTPISLSTPSEQARTISAEHQAAEELLHNIRLITADYEIAPGIEEHLRIIYLGLRNLEDDLHLHLFLENHILFPRALPA comes from the coding sequence ATGCCCATCGACACTTCCAGCCCCATTGACCAGCTGGCCACCTCCAGCCAGGCCATGACCCGCCATTTCTGCCGCCTGGGCATCGACGTGCACGCCCAGGGCCACTTGACCCTCGCCGAGGCCTGCGGGGCGCGGGGGCTGGTGCCGGAAAAGGTGGCCCAGGACCTGGCCGCCCTCAAGCCCCCGGTGCAGCGCGACTGGTCCCAGGCCACGACCCCGGAGCTGGTGCATCACATCGTCCACCACCACCACGCCTTCACCCGGGAGGAGCTGGTGCGCATCCAGAAGCTCATGGACGCGGGCCTGGCCATCCCCGGCCCCGCCCAGGCCATGCTCATCCGCCTCAAGGTCCACTTCGCCAGCCTCGCCCGGGACCTGGTGGCCCACTTCCAGATGGAGGAGCGCAACCTGTTCCCCGCCATCTGCGCGGCGGAAAACGGGAGCATGACGCCCATCTCCCTGAGCACCCCGTCGGAGCAGGCCCGCACCATCTCCGCCGAGCACCAGGCCGCGGAGGAGCTCCTCCACAACATCCGGCTCATCACCGCCGACTACGAGATCGCCCCCGGCATCGAGGAACACCTGAGGATCATCTACCTGGGCCTGCGGAACCTGGAGGACGACCTGCACCTCCACCTCTTCCTGGAGAACCACATCCTGTTCCCCCGGGCCCTGCCGGCCTGA
- a CDS encoding lysophospholipid acyltransferase family protein: protein MAPTSGGWKSTWPWRATVTAWGLASLPLTAVAIILGAPFLGPKRSFWTFGPLWSRSIFRFFGMHNELAGWEDLPEDIREGRQPVIFMANHESLLDPPVLMGTLPIPAVYLAKHELKWMVPVGWAAMMAGTIFIDRRNREKAVASIAQAARQIRGGKSVVLFPEGTRTRTGDLLPFKKGGFALALEAGTPIVPLGIGGAYHMLPPGSLLVRPWKYAIAVGRPVDPRDFARKEDLMAEVRARIVVLREQARKGTE, encoded by the coding sequence ATGGCGCCGACGTCGGGAGGTTGGAAGAGCACCTGGCCGTGGAGGGCGACGGTCACCGCGTGGGGGCTGGCGAGCCTCCCGCTCACCGCCGTCGCCATCATCCTGGGCGCGCCCTTCCTGGGGCCCAAGCGCTCCTTCTGGACCTTCGGGCCCCTGTGGTCCCGGTCCATCTTCCGGTTCTTCGGCATGCACAACGAACTGGCCGGCTGGGAGGACCTCCCCGAGGACATCCGGGAGGGACGCCAGCCGGTGATCTTCATGGCCAACCACGAAAGCCTCCTGGACCCGCCGGTGCTCATGGGCACCCTGCCCATCCCCGCGGTGTACCTGGCCAAGCATGAGCTGAAGTGGATGGTCCCCGTGGGCTGGGCCGCCATGATGGCCGGCACCATCTTCATCGATCGCCGCAACCGGGAGAAGGCCGTGGCCAGCATCGCCCAGGCCGCCCGGCAGATCCGGGGCGGCAAGAGCGTCGTCCTGTTCCCCGAAGGCACCCGCACCCGCACCGGGGACCTGCTCCCCTTCAAGAAGGGCGGCTTCGCCCTGGCCCTGGAGGCCGGCACCCCCATCGTCCCCCTGGGCATCGGCGGCGCCTACCACATGCTCCCCCCCGGCAGCCTCCTGGTGAGGCCTTGGAAGTACGCCATCGCCGTGGGCCGGCCGGTGGACCCCCGCGACTTCGCCCGCAAGGAGGACCTCATGGCCGAGGTGCGCGCCCGCATCGTGGTATTGCGGGAACAGGCCCGGAAGGGCACGGAGTAA
- the miaA gene encoding tRNA (adenosine(37)-N6)-dimethylallyltransferase MiaA gives MTRIAVLGPTASGKSALALALARRIGGEVVNGDPFQAYRDLPVGTGQPGAEEREGIPHHGYGVLPLDTVLNPASFGERVRGWIASCANPVLVTGSGLYLRGIWDQLTTLPEVPEATTAKLRRWVDVLGAPVLHRYLAAVDPARAAQLHPNDRSRVQRALGLHLATGSRASLFLDGVERGVPEGWRAILVLPSREHQRERVAHRVRAMIRAGWQREVAALQGTPAEADLRRLRPLGYETWMDEPRGAGARIIQDTRAYAKRQATYFRNQWPDVPAWDPDAEPVEAAFARLGL, from the coding sequence ATGACTAGGATCGCGGTGCTGGGCCCCACGGCCTCGGGCAAGTCGGCCCTGGCCCTGGCCCTGGCCCGGCGCATCGGGGGCGAGGTGGTCAACGGCGACCCCTTCCAGGCCTACCGGGACCTGCCCGTGGGCACGGGCCAGCCCGGCGCGGAGGAGCGGGAGGGGATCCCCCACCACGGCTACGGCGTCCTGCCCCTGGACACCGTGCTGAACCCCGCCTCCTTCGGGGAACGGGTGCGGGGCTGGATCGCCTCCTGCGCGAACCCCGTCCTGGTCACCGGATCGGGCCTCTACCTGCGGGGCATCTGGGACCAGCTCACGACCCTGCCCGAAGTGCCCGAGGCCACCACCGCCAAGCTGCGCCGGTGGGTGGACGTGCTGGGCGCGCCGGTCCTGCACCGGTACCTGGCCGCCGTGGACCCCGCCCGCGCCGCCCAGCTCCACCCCAACGACCGCTCCCGGGTCCAGCGGGCCCTGGGCCTCCACCTGGCCACCGGAAGCCGCGCCTCGCTGTTCCTGGACGGCGTGGAACGGGGCGTGCCCGAGGGCTGGCGGGCCATCCTGGTGCTGCCCTCCCGGGAGCACCAGCGGGAGCGGGTGGCGCACCGCGTGCGCGCCATGATCCGCGCCGGCTGGCAGCGGGAGGTGGCCGCCCTCCAGGGCACCCCCGCCGAGGCCGACCTGCGCCGCCTGCGCCCCCTGGGCTACGAGACCTGGATGGACGAGCCCCGGGGGGCCGGCGCCCGCATCATCCAGGACACCCGGGCCTACGCCAAGCGCCAGGCCACGTACTTCCGCAACCAGTGGCCGGACGTGCCGGCCTGGGATCCGGACGCCGAACCGGTGGAGGCCGCCTTCGCCCGGCTGGGGCTCTGA
- the purF gene encoding amidophosphoribosyltransferase: MAFKDECGVFGIWPELEASRQTYLGLYALQHRGQEAAGICSRDQGRLHLHKGQGYVADVFTEATLDRLPGDGAIGHTRYSTTGGNVASAAHPFLVEGRFGQIALCHNGNLTNTEELRNRLIQEGQVFSSPSDSEVILALINRAKAASVVEAVVEALRQVEGAFSVLIITKDKFMAARDPRGFRPLSMGRLGGATAFSSETCAFDLLGAEYVREVEAGELVVMDRDGLTSLFPRERIQARPCVFEHVYFARPDSFVYGLSVMGTRRDMGRLLARRHGVAADLVVPVPDSGVSAALGYSEESGIPFDFGLIRNHYVGRTFIEPRQSIRSFGVKVKLNPVRELLKGKRVVLVDDSVVRGTTSRKIVSMVRAAGAQEVHMRISSPPTTHPCFYGIDTPDREHLLAATRDLEAIREFIGADTIGYLTLEDLQTSVRDPDGGHFCYACFTGDYPVLPRSAAGRCG; encoded by the coding sequence ATGGCTTTCAAGGACGAGTGCGGCGTATTCGGGATCTGGCCTGAGCTGGAAGCCTCCCGCCAGACCTACCTGGGACTCTACGCCCTCCAGCACCGGGGCCAGGAGGCCGCGGGCATCTGCTCCCGGGACCAGGGCCGGCTCCACCTGCACAAGGGCCAGGGCTACGTGGCCGACGTCTTCACCGAGGCCACCCTGGACCGCCTTCCCGGGGACGGGGCCATCGGGCACACCCGGTATTCCACCACCGGCGGCAACGTGGCCTCGGCGGCCCACCCCTTCCTGGTGGAGGGCCGCTTCGGGCAGATCGCCCTGTGCCACAACGGCAACCTCACCAACACCGAGGAACTGCGGAACCGGCTCATCCAGGAGGGCCAGGTCTTTTCCAGCCCTTCCGATTCCGAGGTGATCCTCGCCCTCATCAACCGGGCCAAGGCCGCCAGCGTGGTGGAGGCGGTGGTGGAGGCCCTCCGGCAGGTGGAGGGCGCCTTCTCGGTGCTGATCATCACCAAGGACAAGTTCATGGCCGCCCGGGATCCCCGGGGCTTCCGCCCCCTGTCCATGGGGCGCCTGGGCGGGGCCACCGCCTTCTCCAGCGAGACCTGCGCCTTCGACCTGCTGGGGGCGGAATACGTGCGGGAGGTGGAGGCCGGGGAGTTGGTGGTGATGGACCGGGACGGCCTCACGTCCCTGTTCCCCCGGGAGCGCATCCAGGCACGGCCCTGCGTGTTCGAGCACGTGTACTTCGCGCGCCCCGACTCCTTCGTGTACGGCCTCTCGGTCATGGGCACCCGCCGGGACATGGGGCGGCTCCTGGCCCGGCGCCACGGCGTCGCCGCCGACCTGGTGGTGCCGGTGCCCGACTCGGGCGTGTCGGCGGCCCTGGGCTACTCGGAGGAATCCGGGATCCCCTTCGACTTCGGCCTCATCCGGAACCACTACGTGGGCCGCACCTTCATCGAGCCCAGGCAGAGCATCCGCTCCTTCGGCGTCAAGGTGAAGCTCAACCCCGTGCGCGAACTCCTGAAGGGCAAGCGCGTGGTGCTGGTGGACGACAGCGTGGTGCGGGGCACCACCAGCCGCAAGATCGTCTCCATGGTGCGGGCCGCCGGGGCCCAGGAGGTGCACATGCGCATCTCGAGCCCGCCCACCACCCACCCCTGCTTCTACGGCATCGACACGCCGGACCGGGAGCACCTGCTCGCGGCCACCCGGGACCTGGAGGCGATCCGCGAATTCATCGGCGCCGACACCATCGGCTACCTGACCCTGGAGGACCTCCAGACCTCCGTGCGGGACCCCGACGGCGGCCACTTCTGCTACGCGTGCTTCACCGGCGACTACCCCGTGCTCCCCCGGAGCGCCGCGGGCCGCTGCGGATGA
- a CDS encoding HAD family hydrolase has product MPLCFDLDGTLGQFGGGYVLLRKALGDLWGQEPTVDQLRRCTGSTDWEIMGELHAMRFGAPMSEAHYAAYESACLARFEAAFHPQGHAPTAFRGLIDGMARLVDAGRSVWLVSGNVPRVLAFKAGLLGVDPRIPRLGSLPRLDRAGLIRMAMAGCKGPHLYVGDRPHDRHAAEQAGVPFLGVGDMVPGDHPILPPEALAEHLVSAVGRLLGPHPGPCQGPARA; this is encoded by the coding sequence ATGCCACTCTGCTTCGACCTCGACGGCACCCTGGGACAGTTCGGCGGCGGCTACGTGCTGCTCAGGAAGGCCCTGGGCGACCTCTGGGGCCAGGAGCCCACCGTGGACCAGCTGCGGCGCTGCACGGGCTCCACCGACTGGGAGATCATGGGCGAGCTCCACGCCATGCGCTTCGGGGCCCCCATGTCCGAGGCCCACTACGCCGCCTACGAATCCGCGTGCCTGGCGCGCTTCGAGGCCGCCTTCCACCCCCAGGGCCACGCCCCCACCGCCTTCCGGGGCCTCATCGACGGCATGGCGCGCCTGGTGGACGCGGGCCGCTCCGTGTGGCTGGTGTCGGGCAACGTCCCCCGGGTGCTGGCCTTCAAGGCCGGGCTCCTGGGCGTGGATCCGCGCATCCCGCGCCTGGGCAGCCTGCCCCGGCTGGACCGGGCCGGCCTGATCCGCATGGCCATGGCCGGCTGCAAGGGCCCCCACCTGTACGTGGGCGACCGCCCCCACGATCGCCATGCCGCGGAGCAGGCGGGCGTTCCGTTCCTGGGGGTGGGGGACATGGTGCCGGGCGATCACCCGATCCTGCCTCCGGAGGCCCTGGCCGAACACCTGGTGAGCGCGGTGGGACGCCTGCTGGGGCCCCATCCCGGCCCTTGCCAAGGTCCAGCCAGGGCCTAG